In the genome of Bradyrhizobium sp. CIAT3101, one region contains:
- a CDS encoding TonB-dependent receptor, protein MRPRRPESSCRCVTLAALPAIVLIADPGKAFAQSSTTPRELPPVEVSGGAAQHNKKPSATRRAVRPVATTRPVVAQPAPAPAGGNAGVASGAKSAPSMASEMTFSGEAINARIFTRPGEALEAAPGLIVTQHSGEGKANQYFLRGYNLDHGTDLAIYVDDVPVNMRTHAHGQGYADLNWLIPETIGAMDVRKGPYFADEGDFASVGSIHIGLIDRTEKGLAQVTVGSFGYRRLLGMDSAKVGDGSLLVAGELGTYNGPWVNPDDVKKLNGLVRYSQGTATDGVSVTGMAYANKWNSTDQVPQRAITSGFLDRFGAEDPSDGGNTNRFALSGRVAQSDDAGSWKANAYVVKSQLDLFNNFTYFLSDPVFGDQFHQHDDRLMAGANISRTLNGSFAGLPMQTTFGLQSRYDSIDLALSNTFQRSFLSSVRSDKVGEGSVGIYAENTVRWTDWLRTTVGWRGDYYNADVTSLFNSSNSGHVDASLGSPKFRMVLGPFNQTEFFLGAGYGMHSNDARGATTTEDPSDPTTRLSPSPLLVRTRGAEVGVRTRIIPGLDSSFSVFILDQDSEILFSGDAGDTEATRASRRYGFEWTNHYRPRSWIDIDADLAMTHARFRGYDFDQADVYASLAGDPEAQIGNAPGNYIPNAPPMVASAGITLGEKTGWFGGVRWRYLAASPLTEDNAFRSSATGIFNGRVGYRADNGWRIQLDVLNLFNTQANQITYAYGSLLKTDTLYNLCTGSVAPAAVCQNGVMDYVLHPVEPLTFRVTVAGTF, encoded by the coding sequence ATGCGACCGAGGCGGCCTGAGTCAAGCTGCCGCTGCGTCACTCTCGCGGCGCTTCCGGCCATCGTTCTGATCGCGGATCCCGGCAAGGCCTTCGCGCAGAGCAGCACCACTCCGCGTGAGCTGCCGCCCGTTGAGGTCAGCGGCGGCGCGGCGCAGCATAACAAGAAGCCGTCCGCAACGCGGCGCGCCGTCAGGCCCGTGGCAACGACGCGCCCTGTGGTCGCCCAGCCGGCGCCGGCTCCGGCAGGAGGGAACGCTGGCGTCGCCTCCGGCGCCAAGAGTGCGCCGAGCATGGCGAGCGAGATGACCTTCTCGGGAGAGGCGATCAACGCACGCATCTTCACACGGCCGGGCGAAGCCCTCGAGGCCGCGCCGGGGCTGATCGTCACGCAGCATTCCGGCGAGGGCAAAGCCAACCAGTATTTTCTGCGCGGCTATAATCTCGATCACGGCACCGATCTTGCGATTTATGTCGACGACGTCCCGGTCAACATGCGCACCCACGCGCATGGCCAGGGTTATGCCGATCTGAACTGGCTGATCCCAGAGACCATCGGCGCGATGGACGTGCGCAAAGGGCCGTATTTCGCCGACGAGGGCGATTTCGCCTCCGTCGGCAGCATCCATATCGGCCTGATCGACCGCACCGAAAAGGGCCTTGCGCAGGTGACCGTCGGCAGCTTTGGCTATCGCCGCCTGCTCGGCATGGACTCGGCCAAGGTCGGCGACGGTTCGCTGCTCGTGGCCGGCGAGCTTGGCACCTATAACGGCCCGTGGGTGAATCCGGACGATGTGAAGAAGCTCAACGGCCTCGTCCGCTACAGCCAGGGCACCGCGACTGACGGCGTCTCCGTCACCGGCATGGCCTATGCCAACAAATGGAATTCCACAGACCAGGTGCCGCAGCGCGCGATCACGAGCGGCTTCCTCGACCGCTTCGGCGCGGAAGATCCAAGCGACGGCGGCAACACCAACCGCTTTGCGCTGTCAGGCCGCGTCGCGCAGAGCGACGATGCGGGTTCCTGGAAGGCCAATGCCTATGTCGTGAAGAGCCAGCTCGACCTCTTCAACAATTTCACCTATTTCCTCAGCGATCCCGTGTTCGGCGACCAGTTTCACCAGCACGACGACCGCCTGATGGCCGGCGCGAATATTTCGCGCACGCTGAACGGCTCGTTCGCTGGGCTGCCGATGCAAACCACCTTCGGCTTGCAATCGCGCTACGATTCGATCGATCTCGCGCTCTCCAACACGTTCCAGCGAAGCTTCCTGTCGAGCGTGCGCAGCGACAAGGTCGGCGAGGGCAGCGTCGGCATCTACGCCGAGAACACCGTGCGCTGGACCGACTGGCTGCGGACGACGGTCGGCTGGCGCGGCGATTACTACAACGCTGATGTCACCTCGCTGTTCAACTCCAGCAATTCCGGTCATGTCGATGCCTCGCTCGGCAGCCCGAAATTCAGGATGGTGTTGGGTCCTTTCAATCAGACCGAATTCTTCCTCGGCGCCGGCTATGGCATGCACTCCAACGACGCGCGCGGCGCGACCACGACGGAAGATCCGAGCGATCCTACCACAAGACTCTCGCCATCGCCGCTTTTGGTGCGCACCCGCGGCGCCGAGGTTGGCGTCCGCACCAGGATCATTCCCGGCCTCGATTCCTCGTTCAGCGTCTTCATCCTCGACCAGGATTCCGAGATCCTGTTCTCGGGCGACGCCGGCGACACCGAGGCGACCCGCGCCAGCCGCCGCTACGGTTTTGAGTGGACCAACCACTATCGCCCGCGCTCCTGGATCGACATCGATGCCGATCTCGCCATGACGCATGCGCGCTTCCGCGGCTATGATTTCGATCAGGCGGACGTCTACGCCTCGCTCGCCGGCGATCCCGAGGCGCAGATTGGCAACGCGCCCGGAAATTACATTCCGAATGCGCCGCCGATGGTGGCCTCGGCCGGCATCACGCTCGGCGAGAAGACCGGCTGGTTCGGTGGTGTGCGCTGGCGCTATCTGGCGGCGAGTCCATTGACGGAGGACAATGCTTTCCGCTCGTCAGCGACCGGCATCTTCAACGGTCGCGTGGGTTATCGCGCCGACAATGGCTGGCGCATCCAGCTCGACGTGCTCAATCTCTTCAACACGCAGGCAAACCAGATCACCTACGCCTATGGTTCGCTGCTCAAGACCGACACGCTCTATAATCTCTGCACCGGCAGCGTCGCGCCGGCCGCGGTCTGCCAGAACGGCGTGATGGACTACGTGCTGCACCCGGTCGAGCCGCTGACATTTCGCGTGACGGTGGCGGGGACGTTCTAA
- a CDS encoding ATP-binding protein, which yields MTVAIEMGLTTAGAAAAMDLEELLATRLLVQGNSGSGKSHLLRRLLEQSAPWVQQTIIDPEGDFVTLAERFGHLVIEAEDHTERGLQVAGERARLHRVSTVLNLEGLDAENQMRRAAAFLGGLFDVERDHWYPMLVVVDEAQLFAPAVAGEVSDEARKLSLSAMTNLMCRGRKRGLAGIIATQRLAKLAKNVAAEASNFLMGRTFLDIDMARAADLLGMERRQAEAFRDLERGQFMALGPALSRRPLRLNIGPTDTSPRNSTPRLMPLPEATLEDARAVILAAPPPDASRPQRRPAPDLLEQLRAAKAAAPEVSPDVVEEPISAEELAERRERVDRTLRAVLAAPDAGFRAIGVLYQEFVVRCRIEGLGASVPDLTEFRRMLTHARAGLGTEIADDDAWQEVTLRASILPDDMQGVFMMIARAAKEGWPCPGDAAIARAYGSHSLRRAQRLLGYMEEQGLIVVQLDGGGRRFVTLVELAWATAPGDPNGDDQPAEQMPSAASA from the coding sequence ATGACGGTTGCGATCGAGATGGGGTTGACCACGGCGGGCGCCGCGGCGGCCATGGACCTCGAGGAACTCTTGGCGACCCGCCTCCTGGTGCAGGGCAATTCCGGCTCCGGCAAGTCGCATCTGTTGCGGCGCCTGCTCGAGCAGAGCGCGCCATGGGTGCAGCAGACGATCATCGATCCCGAAGGCGATTTCGTCACGTTGGCCGAGCGCTTCGGCCACCTGGTGATCGAGGCCGAGGATCACACTGAGCGCGGCCTTCAGGTTGCCGGTGAACGCGCCCGGCTGCATCGGGTCTCGACCGTGCTTAATCTCGAAGGGCTGGACGCCGAGAACCAGATGCGGCGCGCGGCCGCGTTCCTCGGCGGCTTGTTCGACGTGGAGCGCGACCATTGGTATCCGATGCTGGTGGTGGTCGACGAGGCGCAGCTGTTTGCACCGGCGGTCGCCGGCGAGGTGTCGGACGAGGCGCGAAAACTCTCGCTCAGCGCCATGACCAATCTGATGTGCCGCGGCCGCAAGCGCGGGCTCGCCGGCATTATCGCGACGCAACGTTTGGCAAAGCTCGCCAAGAACGTCGCGGCCGAAGCCTCGAACTTCCTGATGGGCCGCACCTTCCTCGACATCGACATGGCGCGCGCCGCCGATCTGCTCGGCATGGAGCGGCGGCAGGCGGAAGCCTTTCGCGATCTCGAGCGCGGGCAGTTCATGGCGCTCGGACCTGCGCTGTCGCGGCGTCCGTTGCGGCTGAACATCGGCCCGACCGACACCTCCCCACGCAATTCGACGCCGCGGCTGATGCCGCTGCCCGAAGCGACGCTGGAGGATGCCCGCGCCGTGATCCTGGCCGCGCCGCCGCCGGATGCCAGCCGGCCGCAGCGCCGGCCTGCGCCTGACCTGCTCGAGCAACTCCGTGCCGCCAAGGCCGCGGCGCCCGAGGTCAGCCCCGACGTGGTCGAGGAACCGATCAGTGCCGAAGAGCTCGCGGAACGGCGCGAGCGCGTGGATCGGACGTTGCGCGCCGTGCTGGCCGCGCCCGATGCCGGCTTCCGCGCCATCGGCGTGCTCTATCAGGAATTCGTGGTCCGCTGCCGCATCGAAGGCCTCGGCGCGTCGGTGCCTGATCTCACCGAATTCCGCCGCATGCTGACGCATGCACGCGCAGGCCTCGGCACTGAGATCGCCGATGACGACGCCTGGCAGGAGGTGACGTTGCGCGCCTCGATCCTGCCTGACGACATGCAGGGCGTGTTCATGATGATCGCGCGGGCCGCCAAGGAAGGCTGGCCCTGCCCCGGCGACGCCGCGATCGCACGCGCTTACGGCTCACATTCGCTGCGCCGGGCCCAGCGCCTGCTCGGCTATATGGAGGAGCAAGGCCTGATCGTCGTCCAGCTCGACGGCGGCGGACGCAGGTTCGTGACGCTGGTCGAGCTCGCGTGGGCGACGGCGCCGGGTGATCCGAATGGCGACGATCAGCCGGCGGAGCAGATGCCGAGCGCTGCGTCGGCTTAG
- a CDS encoding 2-dehydropantoate 2-reductase: protein MARNVLILGASYGSLLGTKLLMAGHNVTLVCRAKTAELINRDGTEVRIKLRDEAVHRAIFSRDLPGKLDAVTPQNVDVSRYDLVGLAMQEPQYTNHTVRMLMVKIAAAKLPCLSIMNMPPLPYLKRIPALADMDLEEAYTNAQVWERFEPGLVTLCSPDPQAFRPPEEAANVLHVGLPTNFKASAFADDKHNKVLRELEADIDAVTLDGHDVPVKLKVFESLFVPLAKWSMLLTGNYRCITPNEPQSIRDAVHGDLARSQTIYDHVDAIARRLGADPQDQVPFAKYAKAAESLLKPSSAARAVAGGAPFIERVDLLVKLISHQIGAPNAEIDRTVDTVDQKLNEKIVQGGSGAQ, encoded by the coding sequence ATGGCGCGTAACGTTCTGATTCTGGGTGCTTCCTACGGCTCCCTGCTGGGTACCAAGCTCTTGATGGCCGGGCACAACGTGACCCTGGTCTGCCGTGCCAAGACCGCGGAACTGATCAACCGCGACGGTACCGAGGTGCGCATCAAGCTGCGTGACGAGGCGGTGCACCGCGCGATCTTCTCGCGCGACCTGCCCGGCAAGCTCGACGCGGTGACGCCGCAGAATGTCGACGTCTCCCGCTATGACCTTGTCGGCCTGGCGATGCAGGAGCCGCAATACACCAACCACACGGTCCGCATGCTGATGGTCAAGATCGCCGCGGCGAAGCTGCCGTGCCTGTCGATCATGAACATGCCGCCGCTGCCTTATCTCAAGCGCATTCCGGCGCTCGCCGACATGGATCTCGAGGAGGCCTACACCAATGCGCAGGTATGGGAACGCTTCGAGCCGGGGTTGGTGACGCTGTGTTCGCCCGATCCGCAGGCCTTCCGTCCGCCGGAGGAAGCGGCCAACGTGCTGCATGTCGGCCTGCCCACGAACTTCAAGGCCTCGGCCTTTGCCGACGACAAGCACAACAAGGTGCTGCGCGAACTCGAGGCCGACATCGATGCAGTGACGCTCGACGGCCATGACGTGCCGGTGAAGCTGAAAGTGTTCGAGTCGCTGTTCGTGCCGCTGGCCAAGTGGTCGATGCTGCTTACCGGCAACTACCGCTGCATCACGCCAAACGAGCCGCAGTCGATCCGCGACGCCGTGCATGGCGACCTCGCGCGCTCGCAGACGATCTACGACCATGTCGACGCCATCGCCCGCCGCCTCGGCGCCGATCCGCAGGACCAGGTGCCCTTTGCGAAATACGCCAAGGCGGCCGAAAGCCTGCTCAAGCCGTCGTCGGCGGCGCGGGCTGTGGCCGGCGGCGCACCCTTCATCGAGCGCGTCGATCTTCTGGTGAAACTGATCTCGCATCAGATCGGCGCGCCCAATGCCGAGATCGACCGTACGGTCGACACCGTCGACCAGAAGCTGAACGAGAAGATCGTGCAGGGCGGATCGGGCGCGCAGTAA
- a CDS encoding MarR family transcriptional regulator, which yields MPLAREAVELLVQAARAWYFEGNQHGLRDREWMALRFLGRANRFSRTPSALAGFIGATRATASQIVKTLESKSFLVRKPSQEDKRSVVLHVTAQGEKCLSQHDPINHVVNAVRALETDDRVHLRDSLREVLNHLDAAHQRLDASVCRDCMFLAERSPSTGKGRATAEFMCRLYRAPVSLEETELLCTSFERTRDRPKIEEHLDRARVASQS from the coding sequence ATGCCGTTGGCACGCGAAGCCGTCGAGCTGCTGGTTCAGGCGGCCAGGGCCTGGTATTTCGAAGGCAATCAACACGGGTTGCGCGATCGGGAATGGATGGCGCTGCGCTTTCTCGGCCGCGCCAACCGCTTCTCGCGCACACCGTCCGCGCTCGCCGGCTTCATCGGTGCGACCCGGGCGACCGCATCGCAGATCGTCAAGACGCTGGAGAGCAAATCCTTCCTGGTGCGAAAGCCGTCGCAGGAAGACAAGCGTTCTGTCGTGCTGCACGTCACCGCGCAGGGTGAGAAGTGCCTGAGCCAGCACGACCCGATCAATCACGTCGTCAATGCCGTCAGGGCCCTCGAGACCGACGATCGTGTCCATCTGCGCGACTCGCTCCGCGAGGTTCTCAATCATCTCGACGCAGCCCATCAGCGGCTCGATGCCAGCGTCTGCCGCGATTGCATGTTCCTGGCCGAGCGTAGCCCCAGCACGGGCAAGGGACGCGCCACCGCCGAATTCATGTGCCGGCTGTATCGCGCGCCCGTCTCGCTCGAGGAGACGGAGCTGCTCTGCACCAGCTTCGAGCGCACCCGTGATCGCCCCAAGATCGAGGAGCATCTCGATCGCGCGCGCGTGGCAAGCCAGAGTTGA